A window of the Helianthus annuus cultivar XRQ/B chromosome 4, HanXRQr2.0-SUNRISE, whole genome shotgun sequence genome harbors these coding sequences:
- the LOC110900170 gene encoding uncharacterized protein LOC110900170, with translation MEREVDSGTSDRPILDGREVHDRGKTPILGKGFSNKPLKIDGNSRLPRRGTVLNGQSEPRVINVIDELMKVTEPVMFENMQSGQNHGKPNNEESSDQVTGNVMKPDMMKSGCEGSSSGTKGDSSMPKPKTYADSLIANNPVKLKFRTLASDTMHEGCDVVLPRESVRMVQDKMANTLFGYFLGDRVAYPVVDYFVRNNWKKYGIMKSMMNANGYFFFKFAEEAGMMRVLEDGPWIIRSQPLFLNIWSPTTKLEKKEVKKVQIWVKIHDVPIAAYTEDGLSMLATTIGEPKLLDSYTTSMCMDMWGRSSYARALIEVSAEKNLREEITMAIPVLEGDGFIKESMSVEYEWYPLRCAHCCVFCHSDDNCPHQVKQTNARIRETGSKQQNHSNRSNKSPVVDEEGYTGVHSKKIARKSGFPVNKPKQKFEYRPVVSKKKEEPVKASPNFQSSNPFDALNDPSANEEPDGGRPDSAQVNLDDDELVDDFYEADGYEMDDFLRQGTIKTKKGASTPSSSVLNESHVEVSNLPKVCKAVFRWWNWTSNGGHCVKGTRIIVGWNPAILDVMVLSETDQLSLHKNFVCNEPWVILGDFNSALNLEDKSMGCSSVSLSMKEFQECVDEIEMVDIKCTGIHFTWNQKPKKGIGLMKKIDRVMGNPHFIEKYPSTFAEFHPSRLSDHCSCVVSVPDMEKRKHRPFKFANFLAYKPDFLPIVEKGWGISIDGVYQFSVVKKLRLLKSPLRALLYHQGNLHKKVEELRVKLDRIQCDMDKDPSSLTLRDEEATTRSDFQTALLDEERFLKQKSKVDWLAAGDMNTAFFHSTLKNRVHYSRIEVIRDVRGNVYTDEMVSGAFVDHYEHFLGCPGNPAISPTPDLFSKKLERDVARHMVRPVTPDEVKRAMFSMGSDKAPGPDGFTAGFFKNAWPIVGDEVSKAVIDFFATGKLLRELNHTLIVLIPKTPSPSVVTDYRPIACCNVLYKCISKIVADRIKGVLNDIVSVNQSAFVPGRKISDNILLTQELMHNYHRNIGPPKCAFKVDIQKAYDTVDWAFLKNILVGFGFHSSMVHWIMVCVSTTTFSVCINGDVHGFFKGKRGLRQGDPISPYLFTLVMEILTAILQQTVRIDSSFKFHNKCERQQIINLCFADDLFIFARGEIVSARCIMKALNSFSKMSGLAPNVQKSTVFFSNVPSFVKTATLNIMSFIEGSLPVRYLGVPLISSKLLYKDCQVLVEKLEKRIMHWRNKFLSFAGRLQLITSVLSSLHVYWSSVFILPARVVSSLEALMRNFLWSHDSSFQRGRAKVSWKTVCVPKYEGGLGIRRIGDVSKALISAHIWSILSKRESLWVDWVHSYRLRGKSFWACNTPSSCCWSWRKIIQLRPKMRSFVWAEIGNGLSTSAWFDSWSNIGPLFQFFTPRQIANAGFSLDAKVADLWLESSWGWPIEWRHRLPALNQIDTRSIQPAKEDKFFWRQGDHLHEFSTARAWDSFRHREVEVWHKVRHKAGMESVASKWDEIVNWLVTRSRSKSAGSYVARLLVAATAYLIWQERNARLFKNELRPPEAIIDLIFQQVRYKLMGAKLKNCENVRRLLGEWGIIGVNLREDGG, from the exons ATGGAGAGAGAAGTTGACTCTGGAACATCTGATCGTCCAATTTTGGACGGTAGGGAGGTGCATGATCGTGGGAAAACGCCTATCTTGGGAAAGGGTTTTTCGAATAAACCCTTGAAGATTGATGGTAATTCTCGTCTCCCTCGTAGGGGTACTGTTCTGAATGGGCAATCGGAGCCGAGGGTAATAAACGTAATTGATGAGTTGATGAAGGTTACGGAACCTGTTATGTTTGAGAACATGCAATCTGGTCAGAATCATGGGAAGCCGAATAATGAGGAAAGTAGCGATCAGGTAACAGGTAACGTGATGAAGCCGGATATGATGAAATCAGGTTGTGAGGGTTCGAGTTCGGGAACTAAAGGGGATTCTAGTATGCCGAAACCCAAAACTTATGCTGATTCGTTGATAGCAAACAACCCTGTTAAACTGAAATTTCGTACTCTAGCTAGTGATACCATGCATGAGGGCTGTGATGTTGTGCTCCCGAGGGAGTCTGTGCGTATGGTCCAAGATAAGATGGCGAACACCTTGTTTGGATACTTCCTTGGGGATCGTGTGGCGTACCCGGTAGTTGATTATTTTGTTCGAAATAATTGGAAAAAGTATGGCATTATGAAGTCTATGATGAACGCTAATGGATATTTTTTCTTCAAATTTGCGGAGGAGGCAGGTATGATGCGGGTATTGGAGGATGGTCCGTGGATTATCCGTTCTCAACCACTTTTTCTTAATATTTGGAGCCCAACGACTAAACTAGAGAAAAAAGAGGTTAAGAAAGTTCaaatttgggttaaaattcaTGATGTTCCGATTGCTGCATATACGGAGGATGGTCTTAGCATGTTAGCAACGACAATAGGGGAACCGAAACTTTTGGATTCTTATACCACGTCGATGTGCATGGATATGTGGGGACGGAGTAGTTATGCAAGAGCTTTAATTGAGGTGTCGGCCGAGAAGAATCTTAGAGAAGAAATAACAATGGCAATCCCGGTTCTGGAGGGGGATGGGTTTATTAAAGAATCTATGTCTGTTGAATATGAATGGTACCCTCTTCGTTGTGCTCATTGTTGTGTTTTTTGTCATTCGGACGATAATTGCCCACATCAAGTGAAACAAACTAATGCTCGTATCAGGGAGACGGGTAGTAAGCAGCAAAATCATTCTAACCGGTCGAATAAAAGTCCGGTTGTTGATGAGGAAGGGTATACGGGGGTGCATAGTAAAAAGATAGCTAGAAAATCTGGTTTCCCGGTAAATAAGCCTAAGCAAAAGTTCGAGTATAGACCTGTGGTGTCTAAAAAGAAAGAAGAGCCGGTTAAAGCTTCGCCAAACTTTCAGTCTTCTAATCCTTTTGATGCTCTTAATGATCCGAGTGCTAATGAGGAACCGGATGGGGGTAGGCCAGATTCGGCCCAAGTAAATCTGGATGATGATGAGCTTGTTGATGATTTTTACGAAGCGGATGGCTATGAAATGGATGATTTTTTGAGGCAAGGAACTATTAAAACTaaaaaaggggcaagcactccttcttcATCGGTGCTCAATG AATCTCATGTGGAGGTGAGTAATCTGCCTAAAGTGTGTAAGGCTGTTTTTCGGTGGTGGAACTGGACGTCGAATGGGGGCCATTGTGTGAAAGGAACGCGTATTATTGTTGGTTGGAATCCGGCTATTCTTGATGTTATGGTGCTTTCGGAGACTGATCAG CTTTCTTTGCATAAGAATTTTGTTTGTAATGAACCTTGGGTCATCCTAGGTGATTTTAATTCGGCGTTGAACCTTGAGGATAAATCTATGGGTTGTTCCTCGGTGTCCCTGAGCATGAAAGAGTTTCAAGAGTGTGTGGATGAAATTGAGATGGTAGATATAAAATGCACTGGTATCCATTTCACGTGGAATCAGAAACCAAAAAAAGGGATTGGGTTAATGAAAAAGATAGACAGAGTTATGGGAAATCCTCATTTTATAGAAAAGTATCCGAGTACTTTTGCAGAATTTCATCCTTCTCGGTTATCGGATCACTGCTCGTGTGTGGTTAGCGTCCCGGATATGGAAAAAAGAAAACACCGGCCTTTTAAATTTGCTAATTTTCTGGCGTATAAACCTGATTTTTTGCCGATTGTGGAGAAGGGGTGGGGTATTTCCATTGATGGAGTGTATCAATTTTCGGTTGTTAAAAAACTTCGTCTATTGAAATCTCCGTTACGTGCGCTGCTTTATCACCAAGGAAACTTGCATAAAAAAGTTGAAGAGCTTAGAGTTAAGCTTGACCGTATTCAGTGTGATATGGATAAAGATCCGTCTAGTCTTACGCTGCGAGATGAGGAAGCTACTACTAGAAGTGATTTTCAAACCGCGTTGTTAGACGAAGAGAGGTTTTTGAAGCAAAAGTCTAAAGTGGATTGGTTAGCGGCCGGGGATATGAATACGGCCTTCTTCCACTCGACGCTCAAGAATAGAGTTCACTATAGCCGTATTGAGGTGATTCGTGATGTTCGAGGGAATGTTTATACGGATGAGATGGTTTCGGGAGCTTTTGTTGATCACTATGAGCACTTTTTAGGCTGCCCGGGTAATCCGGCTATTAGTCCGACTCCTGATTTGTTTTCTAAAAAGTTAGAGAGGGATGTTGCTCGCCATATGGTCCGTCCGGTTACTCCTGATGAGGTTAAAAGGGCAATGTTCTCCATGGGTTCGGATAAAGCTCCTGGTCCTGACGGGTTTACAGCGGGTTTTTTTAAGAATGCATGGCCTATTGTTGGTGATGAGGTATCAAAAGCTGTTATAGATTTCTTTGCTACAGGGAAACTTCTAAGGGAATTAAACCACACGCTTATTGTTCTTATTCCCAAGACCCCCTCGCCATCTGTGGTTACGGACTATCGTCCGATTGCTTGCTGTAATGTGCTATACAAGTGTATTAGCAAGATTGTTGCTGACAGGATCAAAGGAGTGCTTAATGACATTGTTAGTGTCAACCAGTCGGCTTTCGTTCCAGGTAGAAAAATCTCCGATAACATTCTGTTAACTCAAGAGttgatgcataattatcatagaAACATCGGCCCCCCTAAATGTGCGTTTAAAGTGGACATCCAGAAAGCTTACGATACTGTTGATTGGGCGTTTCTAAAGAACATTTTGGTGGGTTTTGGGTTTCATAGCAGCATGGTTCATTGGATCATGGTTTGTGTTTCCACGACCACGTTTTCGGTTTGTATTAATGGTGATGTTCATGGTTTTTTCAAGGGCAAGAGGGGGTTGCGTCAGGGAGATCCTATCTCTCCGTATCTTTTTACCCTTGTGATGGAGATCCTCACGGCTATTCTTCAGCAGACGGTAAGGATAGACTCTTCGTTTAAGTTCCATAACAAGTGCGAACGTCAGCAGATTATAAATCTGTGTTTTGCGGATGACTTGTTTATTTTCGCTAGGGGCGAGATTGTGTCGGCTAGATGTATTATGAAAGCGCTCAATTCTTTTTCTAAGATGTCGGGTTTGGCGCCTAATGTCCAGAAAAGTACAGTTTTTTTCTCTAACGTTCCATCGTTTGTTAAAACTGCTACTCTGAATATAATGTCGTTTATTGAGGGGTCGTTGCCAGTGAGATACTTGGGAGTTCCTCTTATATCGTCTAAGTTATTGTACAAAGACTGCCAGGTGTTGGTGGAGAAGCTTGAAAAACGTATTATGCATTGGAGGAATAAATTTCTTTCGTTTGCAGGTAGACTACAACTTATTACCTCGGTATTGTCTTCTCTGCATGTTTACTGGTCTTCAGTGTTTATCCTGCCTGCTCGAGTCGTCTCTAGCCTGGAAGCTTTGATGCGTAATTTTCTATGGTCTCATGACAGTTCGTTCCAGAGGGGCAGGGCAAAGGTTTCTTGGAAAACTGTTTGTGTTCCTAAGTATGAGGGTGGGTTGGGGATTCGGCGTATTGGTGATGTTAGTAAGGCCCTTATTTCTGCGCACATATGGAGCATTTTATCTAAACGTGAATCTTTATGGGTTGATTGGGTTCATTCGTACAGGTTACGAGGTAAAAGTTTCTGGGCTTGTAATACCCCTTCTTCTTGTTGCTGGTCGTGGAGGAAAATTATTCAGCTTCGGCCGAAAATGAGGAGTTTTGTTTGGGCTGAGATTGGGAATGGTTTATCGACTTCAGCTTGGTTCGACTCGTGGAGCAATATAGGTCCGTTGTTTCAATTTTTTACACCGAGACAAATTGCAAATGCAGGTTTCAGTTTGGATGCCAAGGTGGCTGATTTATGGTTAGAGTCTTCGTGGGGTTGGCCGATTGAGTGGAGACACCGTCTCCCGGCTCTTAATCAGATTGATACTCGATCTATTCAGCCGGCTAAGGAAGACAAGTTTTTTTGGCGTCAAGGGGATCACCTTCACGAGTTTTCAACGGCTCGGGCTTGGGATTCTTTTAGACATCGAGAGGTGGAG GTTTGGCACAAAGTCAGACATAAAGCGGGTATGGAGTCGGTTGCTTCTAAGTGGGATGAAATTGTTAATTGGCTTGTAACTCGGTCCAGGTCGAAATCAGCTGGAAGCTATGTTGCAAGATTATTAGTAGCGGCCACTGCTTATCTCATTTGGCAGGAGCGTAATGCGAGATTATTCAAGAATGAGTTGAGACCTCCAGAAGCTATTATTGATCTTATTTTCCAACAGGTCCGATATAAATTGATGGGAGCGAAGCTAAAGAACTGTGAAAATGTCCGAAGGCTTCTTGGCGAATGGGGAATCATTGGAGTTAACCTTCGAGAAGATGGTGGCTGA
- the LOC110907598 gene encoding UDP-glycosyltransferase 76H1: protein MGDERYRCKHLVLVASPFQGHMTPMLQLGSVLHAKGFSITIVHTKLNSPDPSNHPEFEFLPLFDNFVAIDASTNFTKFVEVLNENCKLQLQQRIQEANHKKITIIYDNTMYSGEEVARNLNVPSIVLRSCSASYMPAFLALPKLHSEGQLPIQDSMLQKLLIPDLYPLRYKDLPFNNTSTQEITEMLALTNPIRNPSAIIWNTMEFLENSALTKLQQYYKIPIFAIGPLNETARCPTTSFLNEDTSCISWLDKQAPRSVVYVSLGSLATMDKKELTEAAWGLANSKQPFLWVVRPGSVNGSEWIEFLPDGFAEEVEGRGLVLKWVPQKQVLAHFAVGGFWSHCGWNSSLESISQGVPMICWPFLGDQYVNSRYLTYVWLVGLELEHLERRVIATAIRRLMVDDEGKEMRKRANDMKEKAKNSLCNGGSSFNSLNNLVEFILADYNCN, encoded by the exons ATGGGAGATGAGAGATACCGATGTAAGCATTTGGTACTTGTAGCAAGTCCATTTCAAGGTCATATGACTCCTATGCTTCAACTAGGCAGTGTTCTTCATGCCAAAGGCTTCTCAATCACCATAGTTCACACCAAATTAAACTCACCTGATCCTTCAAACCATCCGGAATTCGAGTTTCTTCCTCTTTTTGACAACTTTGTAGCCATTGATGCATCTACCAACTTCACAAAGTTTGTTGAAGTTCTTAACGAGAACTGCAAATTGCAGCTACAACAAAGGATTCAGGAAGCTAACCATAAGAAGATTACAATTATTTATGATAATACCATGTATTCTGGAGAAGAAGTTGCTAGGAATTTGAATGTTCCGAGCATCGTTTTACGAAGTTGTAGTGCTTCGTATATGCCGGCTTTCCTTGCTCTTCCTAAACTTCATTCAGAAGGACAACTTCCTATACAAG ATTCTATGCTGCAGAAGCTTCTTATACCGGATCTCTATCCTCTTAGGTACAAAGATCTACCATTCAACAATACATCTACACAAGAAATTACAGAAATGCTTGCACTTACAAATCCTATTAGAAACCCATCAGCCATTATTTGGAACACCATGGAGTTTCTTGAGAATTCAGCACTAACAAAACTCCAGCAGTATTACAAGATTCCAATCTTTGCCATCGGCCCACTGAACGAAACGGCTCGATGTCCAACTACGAGCTTTCTTAATGAAGACACCAGTTGCATTTCATGGCTCGATAAGCAAGCGCCGAGATCAGTAGTTTATGTGAGTTTAGGGAGTTTAGCGACCATGGACAAAAAGGAGCTAACTGAGGCTGCATGGGGGTTAGCCAACAGTAAACAACCGTTCCTATGGGTGGTCCGGCCGGGTTCGGTCAATGGGTCTGAGTGGATTGAGTTTTTGCCAGATGGTTTTGCTGAAGAAGTTGAGGGAAGAGGTCTTGTGCTAAAATGGGTGCCACAAAAACAAGTTTTGGCACATTTTGCTGTGGGAGGCTTTTGGAGTCATTGTGGCTGGAACTCAAGTTTGGAGAGTATTTCTCAAGGGGTTCCTATGATATGCTGGCCATTTTTGGGGGACCAATACGTAAATTCAAGGTATTTAACTTACGTTTGGCTGGTGGGCCTGGAATTGGAACACTTGGAGAGAAGGGTGATTGCGACTGCAATTAGAAGACTCATGGTGGATGATGAAGGAAAAGAGATGAGGAAAAGAGCAAATGATATGAAAGAAAAGGCTAAAAATTCTTTATGCAATGGAGGATCTTCGTTCAATTCGTTGAATAACTTAGTAGAATTTATCTTGGCAGATTATAACTGCAACTAG